The genomic stretch GAGCAACAGATCGGTCCTCCTATAAATGATGAGGAAAGGAGGACTTTCATGAATACTCGCATTGCATGTGTTTTTCTTGTTCTCATCTTATTGTTTCAATTCGCATCAGCAGATCAAAAAGGGAAACTACCGCTAACAACGGCGTCAGAAAAAGCGCGAAACCATTATCTGCAGGGACTCAACCTGGCTGATACGCTCAGGATTCAGGAGTCCGCGCAACATTTCCGGAACGCCATCAAGGAAGACCCGCAGTTTGCAATCGCTCATTTAAATCTGTCCTTCACCGAACCCAACACAGAAGACTTTTTCAAAGACCTCAACCAGGCGCTCAAGTTTGCCGATCAAGCATCCGAAGGAGAGCGGTTATGGATCCTTGCCACAGATGCTGCAGTAAAAGGCTTCCCCAATCAGCAGGGAGAGTATCTGGAAAAGCTGGTTGCAAAGTATCCGGACGACGAACGCGCTCACCACTTACTTGGCACTTATTACTTCGGCCTGCAGAAGTACGAGAAAGCGATTGGTGAATTTGAAAAAGCAATTTCCATAAATCCCGGTTTTTCAAACTCTTACAACATGCTCGGATACTCGCAGAGATTTGTTGAGCAGTTTGATAAATCCGAGAAAGCTTTCGTGAAATACATTGAGTTGATTCCAAACGATCCGAATCCGTATGACTCCTATGCCGAGCTCTTGATGCGAATCGGGCGTTACGATGAATCCATCGATAACTATCGCAAAGCGTTGAAGATCGACTCCCATTTTGTAAACTCCTACACGGGTATCGCCACGAATCTCAATTTCAAAGGGAAACATGCGAGCGCAAGAAAGGAGCTGGACAAACTGTACGCGATTGCGCGAAATGATGGGGAGCGCAGACTGGCGCTTTTTGGAATGACAATTTCTTATCTAGATGAAGGAAATTGGAAAAAGGCACTGGAAGAACAGGAGAAGATGCTTGCTCTGGCGCGCAAGATGGAGGATCCCACAAACATAACAGGCGACCTGAATACAATCGGCACTATCCTCATGGAAAATGGTCACGCAAAAGAAGCTCAGGCAAAATTCGATGAAGCCGCAAAAATCACGGCCGATTCAGACCTTTCGCCGGAAGTAAAAAATGTCGCGCAGCAGACTTACAAATTCCTGTCCGCATGGGCATCCCTCAAGCTTGATGATGTGAAAAAAGCGCGAGCGTTTGCGGATGAGTTCGGGAAGCTGGCTGAATCGGAGAACAATCAATTCCGGATCTGGCAATCCCACCAGCTTGCCGGCATGATCGCGATGCACGAGAAAAATTACGATGTTGCGATTCGTGAGCTGGAACAAGCCAATCTGCAAGATCCTTTCAATAACTTCCGGCTGGGTCTTGCGTATCAGGACAAAGGAGACGCAGCTAATGCTAAGAAATACTTTGAACGCGCTGCCGGCAACAATGGATTGAACAATCTGAATCTGGCTTTCATTCGCGGCAAAGCAAAACAATACGCAAAAGAAGGCTGACAGCAGAGTAGAAGAAGGTCTCGGGTTTGACGTCATAGACGATATAGTGCTCCCTTATGACCCTGACGCCGGGAACCCAGCTCGGTCCATATGAAATCGTTGTGGCGATCGGAGCTGGAGGAATGGGCGAAGTGTATCGCGCGCTCGATACACGACTCGATCGAACAGTCGCGATAAAAGTCCTTTCCTCTGAGCTCATTGTATTTGTAGAGGATTATGCGTTTGCCGATCTGGATGGTCTGCACCGTCTGAAGCGCGTGTGATCTTAAATTGGTCGCCAGCACTAAAGAACTAGAGCGTCATTTTG from bacterium encodes the following:
- a CDS encoding tetratricopeptide repeat protein produces the protein MNTRIACVFLVLILLFQFASADQKGKLPLTTASEKARNHYLQGLNLADTLRIQESAQHFRNAIKEDPQFAIAHLNLSFTEPNTEDFFKDLNQALKFADQASEGERLWILATDAAVKGFPNQQGEYLEKLVAKYPDDERAHHLLGTYYFGLQKYEKAIGEFEKAISINPGFSNSYNMLGYSQRFVEQFDKSEKAFVKYIELIPNDPNPYDSYAELLMRIGRYDESIDNYRKALKIDSHFVNSYTGIATNLNFKGKHASARKELDKLYAIARNDGERRLALFGMTISYLDEGNWKKALEEQEKMLALARKMEDPTNITGDLNTIGTILMENGHAKEAQAKFDEAAKITADSDLSPEVKNVAQQTYKFLSAWASLKLDDVKKARAFADEFGKLAESENNQFRIWQSHQLAGMIAMHEKNYDVAIRELEQANLQDPFNNFRLGLAYQDKGDAANAKKYFERAAGNNGLNNLNLAFIRGKAKQYAKEG